In a single window of the Burkholderia contaminans genome:
- a CDS encoding sigma-70 family RNA polymerase sigma factor — protein sequence MNYSSPISGAPTGCDVDERTRSRAAWLTSEFRTSYAWLKSKLQRRVGSPADAEDLASSSFAELADVQDVTAVRDARAFLTVIAQRLTYEMWRRRDLERSYLESLAHREEAVAPSAESLAEVTQALLLVDQALNGLSPNAKSAFVMSQIDGLTHAEIAERLGVSASMVRKYIAQALTQCYLMT from the coding sequence ATGAATTACAGTTCACCGATCAGTGGCGCCCCCACAGGATGCGATGTCGACGAACGCACGCGCTCGCGCGCGGCGTGGTTGACGAGTGAATTTCGCACGAGCTATGCGTGGCTGAAGTCGAAACTGCAAAGACGTGTCGGCTCGCCGGCCGACGCGGAAGATCTCGCATCGTCGTCGTTCGCCGAACTTGCGGATGTGCAGGACGTGACAGCCGTGCGCGATGCGCGGGCCTTTCTGACGGTCATCGCACAGCGCCTCACCTACGAAATGTGGCGGCGCCGCGACCTGGAACGCTCGTACCTTGAATCGCTCGCCCATCGGGAAGAAGCAGTCGCGCCGTCGGCAGAAAGCCTCGCGGAAGTCACGCAGGCACTCCTGCTCGTGGATCAGGCGTTGAACGGCCTGTCACCTAACGCAAAAAGCGCCTTCGTCATGAGTCAGATCGACGGCCTCACGCACGCCGAAATCGCCGAGCGGCTCGGCGTGTCGGCGAGCATGGTGCGGAAATATATCGCGCAGGCTTTGACGCAGTGCTATCTGATGACGTGA
- a CDS encoding bifunctional helix-turn-helix transcriptional regulator/GNAT family N-acetyltransferase: MDLIDAPAKPREATILELRDFSRKLVRELGFMRATLADSDWAPSAVHAILEIGMAPGINARDLGNILRLDKSNTSRQLARLEAAGIVERRVSSDDARAIELYLTADGKKLQKRIDTFATDQVSNALRRMVPADQQALLRSLALYADALAQDNAAKAPVATLDAPAIREGYQPGCIGDIASLHARFYSEHWGFGAFFEKRVATELAEFVGALPADGKALWLCQEDGRTLASLAIDGDPATGVAHLRWFIVNDALRGSGIGRRLMTEAMRFVDAQRFRETYLWTFKGLDSARHLYESFGFALTSESAGTHWGTEVVEQRFSRPGPSGG, translated from the coding sequence ATGGACCTCATCGACGCTCCCGCCAAGCCCCGCGAAGCCACGATCCTCGAGCTGCGCGACTTCTCCCGCAAACTGGTTCGCGAGCTCGGCTTCATGCGCGCGACGCTGGCCGACAGCGACTGGGCGCCTTCGGCGGTCCACGCGATCCTCGAGATCGGGATGGCGCCCGGCATCAACGCCCGCGATCTGGGCAACATCCTGCGGCTGGACAAATCGAACACGAGCCGGCAACTTGCGCGGCTCGAGGCCGCCGGTATCGTCGAGCGGCGCGTGTCGAGCGACGATGCGCGCGCGATCGAGCTGTACCTGACCGCCGACGGAAAAAAGCTCCAGAAGAGAATCGACACGTTCGCGACGGACCAGGTATCGAATGCGCTGCGCCGCATGGTGCCTGCCGACCAGCAGGCACTGCTGCGCTCGCTCGCGCTGTATGCCGATGCGCTCGCGCAGGACAACGCCGCGAAAGCGCCCGTCGCGACACTCGATGCGCCGGCGATCCGCGAAGGTTACCAACCGGGCTGCATCGGCGATATCGCGAGCCTTCACGCGCGCTTTTATTCGGAACACTGGGGCTTCGGCGCGTTTTTCGAAAAGCGGGTGGCGACCGAGCTGGCCGAGTTCGTGGGGGCGCTGCCGGCCGACGGCAAGGCGCTTTGGCTATGCCAGGAGGACGGGCGGACCCTCGCGTCGCTCGCGATCGACGGCGACCCGGCAACCGGCGTCGCGCACCTGCGCTGGTTCATCGTGAACGATGCGCTGCGCGGGTCGGGCATCGGGCGCCGGCTCATGACGGAAGCCATGCGCTTCGTCGACGCACAGCGGTTTCGCGAGACTTACCTGTGGACGTTCAAGGGGCTGGACTCGGCACGCCATCTGTACGAGTCGTTCGGCTTTGCGTTGACCAGCGAATCCGCGGGCACGCATTGGGGAACCGAGGTGGTCGAGCAGCGCTTCAGCCGGCCGGGGCCGTCGGGTGGTTGA
- a CDS encoding PEP-utilizing enzyme: MSKPILYLLAGNGSAADWWDDALPHFRHYRPVPLELPGFGDNPAPPCEDLAAYAQALLDLTEAGHAIMAVGVNALLVLHALQRRPGHFSRSVLLAPVGAFLWERRLPKLMAPKPLRKTIHWLLAHYPTLFARKFSNLTWTRAQYRRMGAGYARCRAFLPHWDLVRADTALPLLEWVSDRIELVWGDQDNVLGVRQAAAWSAILARADLTVTLQAGWGHYPWIDAPAAFVHWLEAGDAGFVAHTKGGRLALATMAGLPVPPALSLTRADDPRLPGFLASQPDAEWAIRSSSHGEDQADAANAGLHTTFLRVSAAQAAARVAELLDGGLEEAVVQRFITPVLSGIAFVRHLAVEVEWVEGHLETLADGQASPQRAILSRLGEPWQRGTFPTAHGLSATQLWAFLQRVLRAFHYVPGDVEWAWDGKQLWLLQYRPISSYGWHRHLTAANIAEILPPQPSRLVEYAQRRASGSIPAIMARWDARVLQDNEPFTAVYGGASYINNDLFLARLADWGVSAGNYSGEIGGATPPLRWRPLRLLRSLPVFWRMLRVARGHLPTLERGLQRFDQELATLVERRADGQQLADWFTRFYVFVVQGNLCIASSLASSGGALWGRPPTAYGQLDDSPHRLPWETDPGTARPAPTHLPLQAFPAWPLPVRVLHALGAPGMRGWYLQVREWYRDNLMRVFFRLHHAMPAADRDTWFAPHPDRRERNGSFWQDGGEGTDEAAGFMIYPGHTQGVLGHDILLEDTLDPGRHAQYQAARAVIARMGGRLSHGATLLRELRKPSAVLPRVDAAWIGREVRLSDGQLTLVE, from the coding sequence ATGAGCAAACCGATCCTGTACCTCCTCGCCGGCAACGGCAGCGCGGCCGACTGGTGGGACGATGCACTGCCCCACTTCCGGCATTACCGGCCCGTGCCGCTGGAACTGCCGGGCTTCGGCGACAACCCGGCGCCGCCCTGCGAGGATCTCGCCGCGTATGCGCAAGCGCTGCTGGACCTGACCGAGGCGGGCCACGCGATCATGGCGGTCGGCGTGAATGCGCTGCTGGTGCTGCACGCATTGCAGCGACGCCCCGGCCACTTCAGCCGCAGCGTGCTGCTCGCGCCTGTCGGTGCGTTCCTGTGGGAACGGCGCCTGCCGAAACTGATGGCGCCGAAACCGCTGCGCAAGACGATCCACTGGCTGCTCGCGCACTACCCGACGCTGTTTGCCCGCAAGTTCTCGAACCTGACCTGGACGCGGGCCCAGTACCGCCGCATGGGCGCCGGCTACGCGCGCTGCCGTGCGTTCCTGCCGCACTGGGATCTCGTGCGCGCCGATACCGCGCTGCCGCTGCTCGAGTGGGTCAGCGATCGCATCGAACTCGTGTGGGGCGACCAGGACAACGTGCTGGGCGTGCGCCAGGCCGCCGCGTGGTCGGCCATCCTCGCGCGCGCCGACCTCACCGTCACGCTGCAGGCCGGCTGGGGACACTATCCGTGGATCGATGCGCCGGCGGCGTTCGTGCACTGGCTCGAAGCGGGCGACGCCGGCTTCGTCGCGCATACCAAGGGCGGGCGCCTCGCGCTGGCCACGATGGCCGGCCTGCCCGTGCCGCCCGCGCTGTCGCTGACCCGCGCCGACGATCCGCGCCTGCCCGGTTTTCTCGCGAGCCAGCCCGACGCCGAGTGGGCGATCCGCTCGTCGAGCCACGGCGAAGACCAGGCCGATGCAGCCAACGCCGGCCTGCATACGACGTTCCTGCGCGTATCGGCAGCGCAGGCGGCCGCGCGCGTGGCCGAGCTGCTCGATGGCGGCCTCGAGGAAGCGGTCGTGCAGCGCTTCATCACGCCCGTGCTGTCCGGCATCGCGTTCGTGCGGCATCTGGCAGTCGAAGTCGAATGGGTGGAAGGCCACCTCGAAACGCTCGCCGACGGGCAAGCCAGCCCGCAACGCGCGATCCTGTCGCGGCTCGGCGAACCCTGGCAGCGCGGCACGTTCCCGACCGCGCACGGCTTGAGCGCGACGCAGCTGTGGGCCTTCCTGCAGCGCGTGCTGCGCGCGTTCCATTACGTGCCGGGCGACGTCGAATGGGCGTGGGACGGCAAGCAGCTGTGGCTGCTGCAGTACCGTCCGATCAGCAGCTACGGCTGGCACCGGCACCTGACCGCCGCGAACATCGCCGAGATCCTGCCGCCGCAGCCGAGCCGGCTGGTCGAGTATGCGCAACGACGCGCGTCCGGCAGCATCCCGGCGATCATGGCGCGCTGGGATGCACGCGTACTGCAGGACAACGAACCATTCACCGCAGTCTATGGCGGCGCGTCGTACATCAACAACGACCTGTTCCTCGCCCGCCTCGCCGACTGGGGCGTGTCGGCCGGCAACTACAGCGGCGAGATCGGCGGCGCGACACCGCCGCTGCGCTGGCGCCCGCTGCGGCTGCTGCGTTCGCTGCCGGTGTTCTGGCGCATGCTGCGTGTCGCGCGCGGGCACCTGCCGACGCTCGAGCGCGGCTTGCAGCGCTTCGACCAGGAACTCGCGACGCTCGTCGAGCGACGCGCCGACGGCCAGCAACTGGCCGACTGGTTCACGCGCTTCTACGTGTTCGTCGTGCAGGGCAACCTGTGCATCGCGTCGTCGCTGGCCAGCAGCGGCGGCGCACTGTGGGGCCGTCCGCCGACCGCATACGGCCAGCTCGACGACAGCCCGCACCGGCTGCCGTGGGAAACCGATCCGGGCACCGCACGGCCCGCGCCCACCCACCTGCCGCTGCAGGCGTTTCCCGCCTGGCCGCTGCCGGTCCGCGTGCTCCACGCGCTCGGCGCGCCCGGCATGCGCGGCTGGTATCTGCAGGTGCGCGAGTGGTATCGCGACAACCTGATGCGCGTGTTCTTCCGCCTGCATCATGCGATGCCGGCCGCCGATCGCGACACGTGGTTCGCGCCCCATCCCGATCGCCGCGAACGCAACGGCAGCTTCTGGCAGGACGGCGGCGAAGGCACCGACGAGGCAGCCGGCTTCATGATCTATCCGGGCCACACGCAAGGCGTGCTCGGCCACGACATCCTGCTGGAAGACACGCTCGACCCGGGCCGGCACGCGCAGTACCAGGCCGCGCGCGCCGTGATCGCGCGCATGGGCGGCCGGCTGTCGCACGGCGCGACGCTGCTGCGCGAGCTGCGCAAGCCGTCGGCCGTGCTGCCGCGCGTCGATGCGGCGTGGATCGGGCGCGAGGTGCGGCTCAGCGACGGCCAGCTGACGCTGGTCGAATGA
- a CDS encoding AraC family transcriptional regulator → MNSRSHPDQSRAERSLRSSLGLARPAGRQEDIPATVHAIAVALDECRVRHIDGAALLEGTGLGAEEVASPNLHVNRGQEQRCFHNLLQRSGVPSIGLSIGARLHVSTLGLAGYAMLISGSVMQAFRCMGQFPLFMGLYFDVRIDAHADGMSVTISRYNGEPDLEGFQVDMCLSSLRLIVSDLVGKPVWPEQVQLARRTPRNAADYTRHFGCKVTFNAADNRLVFTSVNGTERPLLANEVSFNALHGQCEALERQWAASVGTRFADRAKELMARDLARFKSMTSLADALHLTERTLRRRLDKDGLTFQSLLDDVRRDEAVRMLDDPELTVAAIAERLGYSEPRSFRHAYRRWTGRTPRADQDADA, encoded by the coding sequence ATGAACAGCCGCTCCCATCCCGACCAGAGCCGGGCCGAACGCAGCCTGCGTTCGTCGCTCGGCCTCGCGCGCCCGGCCGGGCGCCAGGAGGACATTCCCGCCACCGTCCACGCGATCGCGGTCGCGCTGGACGAGTGCCGCGTGCGGCATATCGACGGCGCCGCGCTGCTCGAAGGCACGGGGCTCGGCGCGGAAGAAGTCGCGTCGCCGAACCTGCACGTGAATCGCGGCCAGGAGCAGCGCTGCTTCCACAACCTGCTGCAGCGCAGCGGCGTGCCGTCGATCGGGCTGTCGATCGGTGCGCGGCTGCACGTGTCGACGCTCGGCCTCGCCGGCTATGCAATGCTGATCAGCGGCTCGGTGATGCAGGCGTTCCGGTGCATGGGCCAGTTTCCGCTGTTCATGGGGCTGTATTTCGATGTACGTATCGATGCGCATGCGGACGGCATGAGCGTGACGATCAGCCGCTACAACGGCGAGCCCGATCTCGAGGGGTTCCAGGTCGACATGTGCCTGTCGAGCCTGCGGCTGATCGTGTCCGATCTCGTCGGCAAGCCCGTCTGGCCCGAGCAGGTGCAGCTCGCGCGCCGCACGCCGCGCAACGCGGCCGACTACACGCGCCACTTCGGCTGCAAGGTCACGTTCAATGCAGCCGACAACCGGCTCGTGTTCACGTCGGTGAACGGCACGGAGAGGCCGCTGCTCGCGAACGAAGTCAGCTTCAATGCGCTGCACGGCCAGTGCGAGGCGCTCGAACGGCAGTGGGCCGCGTCGGTCGGCACGCGCTTCGCCGATCGCGCGAAGGAGCTGATGGCGCGCGATCTCGCGCGCTTCAAGTCGATGACGTCGCTCGCGGATGCACTGCACCTGACCGAGCGCACGCTGCGCCGGCGGCTCGACAAGGATGGCCTCACGTTTCAGTCGCTGCTCGACGACGTGCGCCGCGACGAAGCGGTGCGGATGCTCGACGATCCCGAGCTGACGGTCGCCGCCATCGCGGAACGGCTCGGCTACAGCGAGCCGCGCAGTTTCCGTCATGCGTATCGACGCTGGACCGGCAGGACGCCGCGCGCCGATCAAGATGCCGACGCGTAA
- a CDS encoding APC family permease: MDNDSPGRYAPAAATHDFGAHAMRGDADERRKPHLLGLATLVIFGLAYMLPMTVFTTYGIVTSETNGHLTAAYAVTLVAMLFTARSYGHMARLMPSAGSAYTFASRNFGTSAGFMVGWALLMDYLFIPMISYLAIGIYMKQIFPGVPASVWIVGSIVLITGLNIVGIRLVNRVNLILIASQLVFIAIFFIASARVASGEGLSMAVALPSSGDARAIFAGSAILCLSFLGFDAVTTLSEETREPKRTVPRAILLCTLASGVLFMLVAYVGQVVFPDWHAFKDLDSASLELMRRIGGGTLSAFFVAVYVAGCFASAMAGQASVTRVLFAMGRDRVLPERVFGHLHARLRTPVRATLAVGIVSLSALFITLDLASTMISFGALVAFAVVNLCVMRSYLCRPEHRRFAGWITFGVMPAIGFAMNVWLWSGLSRQTFYVGIGWLVLGLCQLVWLTRGFTRPAPTLSMN, encoded by the coding sequence ATGGACAACGACAGCCCAGGTCGATACGCACCAGCCGCCGCGACGCATGACTTCGGCGCGCACGCGATGCGAGGCGACGCGGACGAACGCCGCAAGCCGCACCTGCTCGGGCTCGCGACGCTGGTGATCTTCGGCCTCGCGTACATGCTGCCGATGACGGTGTTCACGACCTACGGGATCGTCACGAGCGAGACGAACGGGCATCTGACGGCCGCGTACGCGGTCACGCTGGTCGCGATGCTGTTCACGGCGCGCAGCTACGGCCACATGGCGCGGCTGATGCCGAGCGCCGGGTCGGCCTATACGTTCGCGAGCCGCAACTTCGGCACGTCGGCCGGCTTCATGGTCGGCTGGGCGTTGCTGATGGACTACCTGTTCATCCCGATGATCAGCTACCTCGCGATCGGCATCTACATGAAGCAGATTTTCCCCGGCGTGCCGGCCAGCGTGTGGATCGTCGGCAGCATCGTGCTGATCACCGGGCTGAACATCGTCGGCATCCGGCTCGTCAATCGCGTGAACCTGATCCTGATCGCGAGCCAGCTCGTGTTCATCGCGATCTTCTTCATCGCATCCGCGCGAGTCGCATCGGGAGAAGGGCTGTCGATGGCCGTCGCGCTGCCGTCGTCGGGCGATGCGCGTGCGATCTTCGCCGGCTCCGCGATCCTGTGCCTGTCGTTCCTCGGTTTCGATGCGGTCACCACGCTGTCGGAGGAAACGCGCGAGCCGAAGCGCACGGTGCCGCGCGCGATCCTGCTCTGCACGCTGGCGAGCGGCGTGCTGTTCATGCTGGTCGCCTACGTCGGGCAAGTGGTGTTTCCCGACTGGCACGCATTCAAGGATCTCGATTCGGCCAGCCTCGAACTGATGCGGCGCATCGGCGGCGGGACGCTGTCGGCGTTCTTCGTCGCGGTGTACGTGGCCGGCTGCTTCGCGAGCGCGATGGCGGGCCAGGCAAGCGTGACGCGCGTGCTGTTCGCGATGGGCCGCGACCGGGTGCTGCCCGAACGCGTATTCGGCCATCTGCATGCACGGCTGCGCACGCCGGTGCGCGCGACGCTCGCGGTCGGCATCGTGTCGCTGTCGGCACTGTTCATCACGCTCGACCTCGCGTCGACGATGATCAGCTTCGGTGCGCTCGTCGCGTTCGCGGTCGTGAACCTGTGCGTGATGCGCAGCTATCTGTGCCGCCCCGAGCATCGCCGCTTCGCGGGCTGGATCACGTTCGGCGTGATGCCGGCGATCGGCTTCGCGATGAACGTGTGGCTCTGGTCGGGCCTGTCGCGCCAGACGTTCTACGTCGGTATCGGCTGGCTCGTGCTCGGACTCTGCCAGCTCGTGTGGCTGACGCGCGGCTTCACGCGCCCGGCGCCGACGCTGTCGATGAATTGA
- a CDS encoding aspartate aminotransferase family protein, whose translation MNAVDVNLDADLQAIGKRHLLMHFTHADAYRDNALTVFDRGEGCWLVDRNGKRYFDGLAGLYCVQVGYSHGAEIGDAIREQMVRLPFATNWGVGHEPAIKLAHKLAALAPEGLNRVFFTSSGSESNESAIKLVRQYHQSRGEPQRRKFIARRVAYHGTSFGALALNGMTNFRKHFEPLMSGVRHVGNTKRYGRPMGETEAEFTRHLLDEIESLIVQEGPDTVAAIVVEPLQNAGGSLTPPAGYAAGLRDICDRHGVLLVADEVICGFGRLGEYFGSARYGLKPDIITFAKGIASGYVPLGGVIASDAVVDTVLDGPQQMFLHGATYGGHPVACTAALANLAIMEREGVLENVRSNEAVFRQTLDGLLELPCVGDVRGDGYHYSLELVTDKAARRWVAGISAQAFVSTLLAPAIFDAGLLCRAGVDHEGTPIVQFSPPLVMSRDEIVWFVAKIRDILVDTYARATR comes from the coding sequence ATGAACGCTGTTGACGTCAATCTCGATGCGGACCTGCAGGCTATCGGCAAACGCCACCTGCTGATGCATTTCACGCATGCCGATGCGTATCGCGACAACGCGCTCACCGTGTTCGACCGCGGCGAAGGCTGCTGGCTCGTCGATCGCAACGGCAAGCGCTACTTCGACGGGCTGGCGGGGTTGTACTGCGTGCAGGTCGGCTACAGCCACGGCGCGGAAATCGGCGACGCGATCCGCGAGCAGATGGTGCGGTTGCCGTTCGCGACCAACTGGGGTGTGGGTCACGAGCCGGCGATCAAGCTTGCGCACAAGCTCGCCGCGCTCGCGCCGGAGGGGCTGAACCGCGTGTTCTTCACGTCGAGCGGCTCGGAGTCGAACGAATCGGCGATCAAGCTGGTGCGCCAGTATCACCAGTCGCGCGGCGAGCCGCAGCGGCGCAAGTTCATCGCGCGGCGGGTCGCGTATCACGGCACGTCGTTCGGCGCGCTCGCGCTGAACGGGATGACGAACTTCCGCAAGCATTTCGAGCCGCTGATGTCGGGCGTGCGGCACGTGGGCAACACGAAGCGCTACGGCCGCCCGATGGGCGAGACGGAAGCGGAGTTCACGCGCCACCTGCTCGACGAGATCGAATCGCTGATCGTGCAGGAGGGGCCGGATACCGTCGCCGCGATCGTCGTCGAGCCGCTGCAGAATGCGGGCGGCAGCCTGACGCCGCCGGCCGGTTACGCGGCCGGGTTGCGCGACATCTGCGACCGGCACGGCGTGCTGCTGGTGGCCGATGAAGTGATCTGCGGGTTCGGCCGGCTCGGCGAATATTTCGGCTCCGCGCGTTACGGGCTGAAGCCGGACATCATCACGTTCGCGAAAGGCATCGCATCGGGCTACGTGCCGCTCGGCGGCGTGATCGCGAGCGACGCGGTGGTCGACACGGTGCTCGACGGCCCGCAGCAGATGTTCCTGCACGGCGCGACCTACGGCGGCCACCCGGTCGCGTGCACGGCCGCGCTTGCGAACCTCGCGATCATGGAGCGCGAAGGCGTGCTGGAGAACGTCCGCAGCAATGAGGCCGTGTTCCGCCAGACGCTCGACGGCCTGCTCGAACTGCCGTGCGTCGGCGACGTGCGCGGCGACGGCTACCACTACTCGCTCGAACTCGTGACCGACAAGGCCGCGCGCCGCTGGGTGGCCGGCATCAGCGCGCAGGCATTCGTGTCGACGCTGCTCGCACCCGCGATCTTCGACGCAGGGCTGCTGTGCCGCGCGGGCGTCGATCACGAAGGCACGCCGATCGTGCAGTTCTCGCCGCCGCTCGTGATGTCGCGCGACGAGATCGTGTGGTTCGTCGCGAAGATTCGCGACATCCTCGTCGACACCTATGCGCGGGCGACGCGCTGA
- a CDS encoding aldehyde dehydrogenase family protein, whose protein sequence is MRTSRQSYIDGQWLDPADAKPIDVIDPSTARPYAQLMIGGAADVDRAVGAAKQAFDTYSRWPVDERVALLRRVLDIYQRRYEEVAQTISQEMGAPIAFARAAQAAVGTAHLEQTIRALQSFRFSTQTDSLLVSHEPIGVCALITPWNWPINQIVCKVAPALAAGCTMVLKPSEIAPFSAILFAEILHEAGVPPGVFNLVHGYGHDVGDALSRHPDVDMVSFTGSTRAGVEVAKAAADTVKRVHQELGSKSPNLILPDADIEDAVTRGARSCFSNSGQSCNAPTRMLVHADHLARAEQAARREAERTVVGDPRSTETGIGPVVSRTQFDRIQHFIRLGVEEGATLVAGGPGRPDGLGDGFYVRPTVFSNVTPAMTIAREEIFGPVLSIMTYRTEEEAVALANDSVYGLAAYVQSKDIERARRVATRLRVGNVHINYPAWNPAAPFGGYKRSGNGREYAEFGLVEYLETKGTTGYA, encoded by the coding sequence ATGAGAACGTCACGACAGTCCTATATCGACGGCCAGTGGCTCGACCCGGCCGATGCGAAGCCGATCGACGTGATCGACCCGAGCACGGCGCGGCCGTATGCGCAGCTCATGATCGGCGGCGCGGCCGACGTCGATCGCGCGGTCGGCGCGGCGAAGCAGGCCTTCGACACGTATTCGCGCTGGCCGGTGGACGAGCGCGTCGCGCTGCTGCGGCGCGTGCTCGACATTTACCAGCGCCGCTATGAGGAGGTCGCGCAGACGATCAGCCAGGAGATGGGCGCGCCGATTGCATTTGCGCGCGCGGCGCAGGCTGCGGTCGGCACCGCGCACCTCGAGCAGACGATCCGCGCGTTGCAGTCGTTCCGCTTCAGCACGCAGACCGATTCGCTGCTGGTGTCGCACGAGCCGATCGGCGTATGCGCGCTGATCACGCCGTGGAACTGGCCGATCAACCAGATCGTGTGCAAGGTCGCGCCGGCGCTCGCGGCTGGCTGCACGATGGTGCTCAAGCCGAGCGAGATCGCGCCGTTCAGCGCGATCCTGTTCGCGGAGATCCTGCACGAGGCCGGCGTGCCGCCCGGCGTGTTCAATCTCGTGCATGGTTACGGGCATGACGTGGGCGACGCGCTGTCGCGGCATCCGGATGTCGACATGGTGTCGTTTACCGGGTCGACGCGCGCGGGCGTCGAAGTCGCGAAGGCGGCCGCCGACACCGTGAAGCGCGTGCACCAGGAGCTCGGCAGCAAGAGCCCGAACCTGATCCTGCCCGACGCCGATATCGAGGATGCGGTCACGCGCGGCGCGCGCAGCTGTTTCAGCAACAGTGGCCAGTCATGCAATGCGCCGACGCGCATGCTCGTGCACGCCGACCATCTTGCGCGGGCCGAGCAAGCGGCGCGGCGGGAGGCGGAGCGCACGGTCGTCGGCGATCCGCGTTCGACGGAAACCGGCATCGGGCCGGTGGTCAGCCGCACGCAGTTCGACCGCATCCAGCACTTCATCCGGCTCGGGGTCGAAGAGGGTGCGACGCTCGTCGCCGGCGGGCCGGGGCGGCCGGACGGGCTCGGTGACGGGTTCTACGTGCGGCCGACGGTTTTCTCGAACGTCACGCCGGCGATGACGATCGCGCGCGAGGAGATCTTCGGGCCGGTGCTGTCGATCATGACCTACCGGACCGAAGAAGAAGCCGTCGCGCTCGCGAACGATTCCGTCTACGGGCTCGCGGCCTACGTGCAGTCGAAGGATATCGAGCGTGCGCGCAGGGTGGCGACGCGGTTGCGGGTGGGCAACGTCCACATCAACTACCCGGCATGGAACCCGGCCGCGCCGTTCGGCGGCTACAAGCGCTCGGGCAACGGCCGCGAGTATGCGGAGTTCGGCTTGGTCGAGTATCTGGAGACGAAGGGGACGACGGGGTACGCTTGA
- a CDS encoding FadR/GntR family transcriptional regulator translates to MVMDRARAGLAVEIKQPKRADLVAEEIKRLITEKDLKPGDRLPREAELQQLYAVSKSTIREALKSLEVQGLIKVTTGPSGGGMVVEVPLDRTLQLLQNYLFFKDVTIDDIYTVRKLLEPELAAGAVPHLSERDFAALEANIACCDGASGVHDRGHMLRQRQEDTTFHDILAAANPNPFLRFSCELINEMIRQLIEFRNDTPLVEHKRFGEANVSIHKAILQAARERDTERVRALMVEHMTEAPKHVKRMKGKLRGRLILDSEIRRRAAAPVAGSDAGATDPDED, encoded by the coding sequence ATGGTCATGGACCGAGCCAGGGCGGGCCTCGCGGTCGAAATCAAGCAGCCGAAGCGGGCCGATCTCGTCGCCGAGGAGATCAAGCGGCTGATCACCGAGAAGGACCTGAAGCCGGGCGATCGCCTGCCGCGCGAAGCCGAGCTGCAGCAGCTCTATGCTGTGAGCAAGAGTACGATCCGCGAGGCGCTGAAGTCGCTCGAGGTGCAGGGGCTGATCAAGGTCACGACGGGGCCGTCGGGCGGCGGGATGGTCGTCGAGGTGCCGCTCGACCGCACGCTGCAGCTCCTGCAGAACTACCTGTTCTTCAAGGACGTGACGATCGACGACATCTACACCGTGCGCAAGCTGCTCGAACCCGAGCTGGCGGCCGGTGCCGTGCCGCATCTGAGCGAGCGCGACTTCGCGGCGCTGGAGGCGAACATCGCGTGCTGCGACGGCGCATCGGGCGTGCACGACCGCGGGCACATGCTGCGCCAGCGCCAGGAGGACACGACATTCCACGACATCCTCGCGGCCGCGAACCCGAACCCGTTCCTGCGCTTCAGCTGCGAGCTGATCAACGAGATGATCCGGCAACTGATCGAGTTCCGGAACGATACGCCGCTCGTGGAGCACAAGCGCTTCGGCGAAGCGAACGTGTCGATCCACAAGGCGATCCTGCAGGCCGCGCGCGAGCGCGACACCGAGCGCGTCCGGGCGCTGATGGTCGAGCACATGACCGAGGCGCCCAAGCATGTGAAGCGGATGAAGGGCAAGCTGCGCGGGCGGTTGATCCTCGATTCCGAGATCCGCCGGCGGGCCGCCGCGCCCGTTGCGGGATCCGATGCGGGCGCAACGGATCCCGACGAGGATTGA